GCAGAACTATCTTTCTACGGACAGGTCTTCGATTTCACTCCCGCAGACGACCTTCAATCAGTAGATCTCAACACCACGGAGTAGACGAGACGGCTGCAGTGAATCGCTAGACTGCAGCAGGATGGGTCGCTAAACCGAAAGCATTGAAGCGAGAGCTTTGCGTTATCCATGACGAAGATCTCCCGCTTCATCGAGCAGTGTGTCCCGACCGCTCAAAGAGTTTCTGGCGGTGGAATTCGTGAAGTCCCCATCACTTACCCGGTTGGCGGGCGAATCCCAACTATGCCTCCAGCAAATGCTTCCCAGCAACAGCACGGAGACTTCCAACGTCATCCGCCCATTTTGTGTGATGCATGCGAGTCTGCTCTCCACTCCTCCGGAGACGGCACGATCTCATTTCTCCTTTTGGATCAGCTCACACTTCCACTCATTGGCTGCGATAGCCATCTTGGGCAGTTCACCACCATTTGTGGGTTCACTACCGAAGATAGCGCTGAACTCCTGTCCCACCGACCAGCCGGCGGTATCAGTTGTCCCAGCTGTCACCTCGCCCCGTACAACCTAAACCATCCCCTGATCCCAGTCCAGAACGGAGCAGTTGCCGTCCTTGCGTGTCCTGAGCACCAAGTAGATACCATTGAACGATTCCAGACAGGCCTTGAGCTACAGCAGAAGCTGACAACCTCCCTTGATACACTGCAATAAGTGTCATCACCTTCCTGTCAGTAAAGACGGCGAATCGCAAGACGACGATCACCTGTAACCGCGATGAGGAGAAGATGAAATCAACGAACTTCTCCTGGACCATCGCTCTTAGGTAACGTCCGAGGGCGCACAACACCATCAAGTATTACACAAGGCCGACCGGTGACAAACAGTAATTTTGCCTGCGAAAATCCGATGAAGTAGGTTCAAACAGCGCGCGACGCAATCGCGAGATATGCAGTCCCATGCACGTAACCACGTGCCCACACTGGCCCGTGGACTCTCCGCGATATCGCTCGTGTTCATGTTCAGGACAGTGCTCAGGACTCTCCCAGTCGGGACACTCCCACGCGCACCCGCCGGAATTATCGACACTACCCCATCCGTAAACGCCACTCCCTCTCTGGAGGTATTTATCGAGTGAGCAGCCGAATCTCGAACCGGTGGTGGGTCTATCTCGCACTCGGTCTCGGGAGTGTAAGCTACGGATGTCTGTTGTTCATCTGGTTCCTCCTGCCGGCGTTTTTCACACCCGTCATCGACGAGTTGGGTCTCACAGGGTGGCAGGCAGGAATACTCGCCGGAGCGATTCCACTGACATATATTCCCCTCTCGCTGGTAAGTGGACTCGCGATAGATCGGGTCGGACCACGATGGGCAATGGGAGCTGGCTTGCTCATCTTCGGGTGTGCGGGGACTGCCAGAGGCTTCGCAACCGGATTCCCGTCGCTGCTCGCGATGACGCTGCTTGTGGGCGTGGGGGCAACCGGAATTACGTTCGGTCTTCCGAAACTGGTCGCGGCACTATTCCCAGCCCAGCAAGTTGGGTCCGCGTCGACGGTCTACGTGCTCGGGTCGTACGCTGGTTCGGCCTCGGCGTTCGCAATCGGTCGGCCAATCTTGGGTCCCGCACTCGGCGGCTGGCGACATGTCTTCATCTGGAGTGGCCTCGTTGTCGTCGCATTTGCATTCGTGTGGTTTGTCGGGACAGCTCGTGTGACCTTCCAGCCGGTCAACGACGAGCGGACTTTCTCCATCGGCTCGTTTCGTCGGGATGCCGGCCGAGTGCTTTCGAATCGGAATATGATCTTGCTTGTGGTGGTCGGCATAGCGTACCTGATGGTCAGCCACGGGCTACAGGGCTGGCTCGTAACGATTTTCGAAACGCGCGGTATCCGGCCGGCGCCCGCTGGTCTGACGACAACGGTTCTCGTTGCGGGCCAAGTGATAGGGGCGCTCTCGATTCCACCGCTTTCGGATCGATTTTCGATCCGCCGTTGGGCGGTCGTTTTGGCAGGTTTGCTCGTGTCCAGCGGGACAATGATGCTGCTAGCATTCGATTCCGAACTACTCCTCGCAGCCAGCGGGATCGTCGCCGTTGGGGTAGGTCTCGGTGGAGTAGGTCCCTTACTCAGAGCCATTCCGGTAGAACTAGCGGGAATTGGCCCCAGACTGACCGCGACAGCGGTGGGATTCATCTTCGCTGTTGGAGAAGTTGGCGGGTTTCTCGGGCCATTTCTGATTGGTTCACTCCGTGATGTCACCGACTCGTTCACACCTGGACTTGCGGTGGTAGCCACGGGCGGGATAGTAATCGCTGCTGCAGGATGGCAGATGACTGGCATTCAGTAGTGTATTGAGCAATACTGATAAGCGTCACATGACAGTTGTCAGATGGTATTGTGAAGCACGTTGTTGGTGGCAACTGAGTTGCTTGAGCGAATACTCTAGACCGGAAGACGCAGTGAAACTGGTGGATCGATACTCTACTAATTCGGTCGTTCAAGAACGAAATCGCCCGGTTGCGCTCTACCAGCAATCTTCTTCATAAGAGTGGTTCTGTATAGTTAGGAGAAAGTTGTCCGAGCAGGGATGGCCGCAGACCTGAGAGTCAATCTCTTGCAGATCCGACGTCCGGAAATACTGATAGCTATTGTCGTTCCGGTCGGAGTCAACAAAGGTCGCGAGCGCGTTCTGTACGCGCTGGCGGTTTGTCAGCGACGTGGTGGTAATCATGTACGTATACGGTCCTGTGGTTCACGCGCACCCTGACCGTGCAGGGCTTTCGCAGGTTCAATCTCTGGATCGGTTGTTTTGGTGGCGCGAGATCTTGTTGAAGTCATGCCGACCATGATGGCCACCCTTGTTGCAGTTTCCTCTAACACCCCAACCAGTCGCTTGACGGTTGAGGCTATTGGACGTTCTCGCCCGTGTTTTCGAGCCGCATACTGTCAAGCTGCTCGCTGATTTCGGTGGTCTTGGTGTCGAGTTCACCAACGAATCCACTCGTTTGATCGGTCGTCGTTGCGCCCTGACTCGTCGGTTCAATTAA
This genomic interval from Halococcus sediminicola contains the following:
- a CDS encoding MFS transporter, producing MSSRISNRWWVYLALGLGSVSYGCLLFIWFLLPAFFTPVIDELGLTGWQAGILAGAIPLTYIPLSLVSGLAIDRVGPRWAMGAGLLIFGCAGTARGFATGFPSLLAMTLLVGVGATGITFGLPKLVAALFPAQQVGSASTVYVLGSYAGSASAFAIGRPILGPALGGWRHVFIWSGLVVVAFAFVWFVGTARVTFQPVNDERTFSIGSFRRDAGRVLSNRNMILLVVVGIAYLMVSHGLQGWLVTIFETRGIRPAPAGLTTTVLVAGQVIGALSIPPLSDRFSIRRWAVVLAGLLVSSGTMMLLAFDSELLLAASGIVAVGVGLGGVGPLLRAIPVELAGIGPRLTATAVGFIFAVGEVGGFLGPFLIGSLRDVTDSFTPGLAVVATGGIVIAAAGWQMTGIQ